One region of Synechococcus elongatus PCC 11801 genomic DNA includes:
- the pap gene encoding polyphosphate:AMP phosphotransferase, whose product MLESLDLSHRLSKEAYQQQVEGLMLDLANLQRQCWQASIPVIVVLEGWAASGKGDYVRSLVEYMDPRGFIVHPVWPPTEQEQQFPFLRRFWLRLPPHGKVGIFYHSWYTRVLEDRLFTRIDPAQVPQTIQQINAFERQLHDDGAVIIKLWMHVSKKKLNKRLKKAAQDELRAWRIRPEDWQQAKHYDEYRQLAEEMLIYSSTGAAPWTLIEADCRRWASIKSLTTLTAALRSRLEQAQLQQITSEPSLPAQTQLAPMEPDWLAKVDLSQQLSEDDYHRRLGEAQVALLKLQRQLDRDRRPVLILFEGWDAAGKGGAIKRLTSQLDPRSFAVYPFSAPNTEEQQQHYLWRFWRRLPARGTIGIFDRSWYGRVLVERIEGFASDREWQRAYGEINEFEAQLVTGDYILVKFWLHISADEQLRRFEERSNSPFKQYKLTDEDWRNREKWPLYEVAVNQMLQRTSTAIAPWTVIAGNDKRFARVQVLETVTQAIAAAL is encoded by the coding sequence ATGCTCGAAAGCTTAGATCTCAGCCATCGCCTCTCGAAGGAGGCCTATCAGCAGCAAGTCGAAGGACTAATGCTGGATTTGGCTAATCTACAGCGGCAGTGCTGGCAGGCGAGCATCCCCGTCATTGTTGTCCTCGAAGGCTGGGCCGCATCGGGGAAGGGCGACTACGTTCGCAGTCTGGTTGAATACATGGACCCACGGGGCTTCATCGTCCATCCGGTCTGGCCACCGACAGAACAAGAACAGCAATTTCCTTTTCTGCGAAGGTTTTGGCTACGGCTTCCCCCTCACGGTAAAGTCGGCATCTTCTACCACAGTTGGTACACGAGAGTGCTGGAAGATCGGCTGTTCACTCGGATTGATCCAGCCCAAGTCCCCCAGACCATCCAGCAGATCAATGCCTTTGAACGGCAGTTGCACGACGATGGGGCTGTGATCATCAAGCTATGGATGCACGTCAGTAAAAAGAAGCTGAATAAGCGACTTAAAAAAGCAGCCCAAGATGAACTGCGCGCTTGGCGGATTCGTCCGGAGGACTGGCAACAGGCTAAGCACTACGACGAGTATCGTCAGTTGGCGGAAGAGATGCTGATCTACAGCAGTACGGGGGCAGCACCTTGGACTTTGATCGAAGCAGATTGCCGACGCTGGGCCAGCATTAAGTCCCTCACCACCCTTACGGCAGCACTGCGATCGCGGCTGGAACAGGCGCAACTGCAGCAGATCACATCAGAACCCAGCCTTCCAGCGCAAACCCAGCTCGCCCCAATGGAACCAGACTGGCTCGCCAAGGTAGATCTGAGCCAGCAACTGAGCGAAGACGATTACCATCGCCGCTTGGGGGAAGCGCAAGTGGCTTTGCTGAAACTGCAACGGCAGCTCGATCGCGATCGCCGTCCGGTTTTAATTCTGTTTGAAGGCTGGGATGCAGCGGGTAAAGGCGGTGCAATCAAACGCCTGACCAGCCAACTCGATCCGCGCAGCTTTGCGGTCTATCCCTTTAGTGCTCCCAACACCGAAGAGCAACAGCAGCATTACCTCTGGCGCTTTTGGCGACGCTTACCGGCACGAGGCACGATCGGTATTTTCGATCGCAGCTGGTACGGTCGCGTACTGGTCGAACGGATTGAAGGTTTTGCGAGCGATCGCGAATGGCAACGGGCCTATGGCGAGATCAATGAGTTTGAAGCTCAGCTCGTGACTGGCGATTACATCTTGGTGAAGTTTTGGCTGCACATTAGTGCTGATGAGCAACTCAGGCGGTTTGAAGAACGCAGCAACAGTCCGTTTAAACAGTACAAACTGACGGATGAGGATTGGCGCAACCGTGAAAAGTGGCCGCTCTACGAAGTGGCCGTCAATCAAATGCTGCAGCGGACGAGTACTGCGATCGCCCCTTGGACGGTAATTGCAGGCAACGATAAGCGCTTTGCTCGCGTGCAAGTGTTAGAAACCGTCACCCAAGCGATCGCGGCTGCTCTCTGA
- a CDS encoding bifunctional riboflavin kinase/FAD synthetase, with protein MRILDSLDSASGPTAIALGNFDGIHLGHQQVIAPVQAVRHPHPDWTPSVVTFNPHPQAFFSGNYLPSLTPTAEKAELLAGLGIEQLILLPFTRELANLTPEQFVADVLVEQLQARQISVGQDFRFGRGRSGSAQDLQAIAQRQGIPTTIVPLLKHRDLRISSSAIRKALDQGQPDLAAAWLGRPYRLAGCVVPGQQLGRQIGTPTANLQIPADKLLPRWGVYAGRAHLPEQGFRDLPAVLNIGQRPTLNGDRTISVEVHLLDWQGDCYGQLLQIDLQSFLRHEQKFDTLTALTQQIQQDCRTARSQLTAQPSSFA; from the coding sequence GTGAGAATTCTTGACAGCCTAGACTCAGCTTCAGGTCCCACTGCGATCGCGCTGGGCAACTTTGATGGCATCCACCTTGGGCATCAGCAGGTGATTGCCCCTGTGCAAGCAGTCCGTCATCCGCATCCCGACTGGACTCCGTCGGTGGTGACGTTTAACCCCCATCCCCAAGCGTTTTTCTCTGGCAATTACCTGCCCTCTCTGACGCCGACTGCTGAGAAAGCAGAATTGTTGGCTGGTCTGGGCATTGAGCAGCTGATCCTGTTGCCGTTTACTCGGGAGCTTGCCAACCTGACGCCCGAGCAATTTGTTGCTGATGTGCTCGTTGAGCAGCTGCAGGCACGACAGATCAGTGTGGGTCAGGATTTTCGGTTTGGCCGCGGCCGTAGCGGTTCTGCCCAAGATTTGCAGGCGATCGCCCAGCGTCAGGGCATTCCCACGACGATCGTGCCGCTGTTGAAGCACCGCGACCTCCGGATCAGTAGTTCTGCGATTCGCAAAGCACTTGACCAAGGCCAGCCAGACTTAGCAGCAGCTTGGTTGGGGCGTCCCTATCGCTTGGCGGGGTGTGTAGTTCCTGGGCAGCAACTCGGTCGGCAGATCGGGACGCCAACGGCTAACCTCCAGATTCCTGCAGATAAATTGCTGCCACGTTGGGGAGTCTATGCTGGTCGTGCCCATCTGCCCGAGCAAGGGTTCAGAGATTTACCAGCCGTGCTGAATATTGGTCAGAGACCTACCCTGAATGGCGATCGCACGATTAGCGTTGAGGTGCATCTGCTGGACTGGCAGGGCGATTGCTATGGTCAGCTTCTGCAAATTGATCTGCAATCCTTCTTACGACACGAGCAGAAATTTGACACGTTGACTGCTCTGACACAACAGATTCAGCAGGACTGCCGAACTGCGCGATCACAGCTCACAGCACAGCCCTCCAGCTTTGCATGA
- a CDS encoding DUF751 family protein, giving the protein MKDFFVNVLRYPRYFITFLLGIFYSIYQWVRPMVRNRVAALALLGFGVSTLAFVSLTLKAMLGQAIATPSSLGG; this is encoded by the coding sequence ATGAAAGACTTTTTCGTCAATGTCCTCCGCTACCCGCGCTATTTCATCACCTTTTTGCTGGGCATTTTCTACTCGATCTACCAGTGGGTGCGTCCCATGGTGCGGAATCGTGTAGCGGCATTGGCATTGCTAGGCTTCGGCGTTTCGACCTTGGCCTTCGTTAGCTTGACCCTAAAAGCGATGTTGGGTCAGGCGATCGCGACCCCCAGCAGTTTGGGCGGTTAG
- the rbfA gene encoding 30S ribosome-binding factor RbfA translates to MATNRRVERVASLIKREVSQMLMSGIKDDRVGAGMVSVTDVVVSGDLQHTKIFVSIYGTPEAKAETMEGLRSAATYVRSELGQRVRLRRTPEVIFVEDKGLERGTQVISLLEQLSREREAREAAQAAAAVVDSAEDA, encoded by the coding sequence ATGGCAACCAATCGTCGGGTAGAACGAGTCGCGTCACTGATTAAGCGCGAAGTCAGCCAAATGTTGATGAGTGGCATCAAGGACGATCGCGTTGGGGCGGGCATGGTCAGCGTCACCGATGTGGTGGTGTCGGGCGACCTGCAACACACCAAAATTTTCGTCAGCATTTACGGCACGCCCGAAGCGAAAGCCGAAACGATGGAAGGGCTGCGATCGGCTGCTACCTATGTTCGTAGTGAGTTGGGGCAGCGGGTTCGGTTGCGCCGCACGCCGGAAGTGATCTTTGTGGAAGACAAAGGTCTGGAGCGCGGTACCCAAGTGATTTCGCTCTTGGAGCAACTCAGTCGCGAGCGCGAAGCCCGCGAAGCAGCTCAAGCCGCCGCTGCTGTTGTGGACTCGGCTGAAGACGCTTGA
- a CDS encoding glycoside hydrolase family 3 N-terminal domain-containing protein translates to MSDRFLPDWQRLSLEQQIAQLLVVRTSGAYFDSQIAYPQYEAPRDRLQHWISELVVGGVILLGGNAAEVALRCQQLQEWATIPLLIAADIEEGVGQRFAGAVQFPPPLALSAIASQDPDRAQQLARSFGEITAAEAIAIGLNWILAPIVDINNNPANPVINVRAFGEDPETVSQLTTAFIAGAQQFPVLTTAKHFPGHGDTATDSHLELPIIPHDRSRLDAVELQPFRQAIAAGVDAVMTAHLSIPALDPDYPATLSPAVLQGLLRRDLGFEGLIVTDALVMQAIAAHYGPGEAARLAFEAGADILLMPADPEAAIQEIAEAICEGQIRYDRLEESLARIWRAKQKVCGARPASFLPHAWEQEPAIAIDLEAVSQLKYWAIAAEILTASQEHQGQPLALQSGINLIVGDRLWQAPYLSGAAPARQLPSDHSLQVQIWDTETGTTPILTQPTLVQWFIRGNPFRGSAGAKQVVETLLQQLLDQDQLLGLVIYGSPYIWRQWRSRLSTELPAIFSFGQTTQAQAIALNVIFQSTDALKSEEFTT, encoded by the coding sequence TTGAGCGATCGCTTCCTACCGGATTGGCAGCGGCTCAGCCTAGAGCAGCAAATTGCGCAGTTGTTGGTAGTGCGCACATCAGGCGCTTATTTCGATAGCCAGATTGCCTATCCGCAGTACGAAGCCCCCCGCGATCGGCTCCAGCATTGGATTAGCGAGCTGGTTGTTGGTGGTGTCATCCTGCTGGGTGGAAATGCCGCTGAAGTGGCGCTGCGCTGTCAGCAACTGCAAGAGTGGGCAACCATACCACTGCTGATAGCGGCAGATATTGAGGAAGGAGTCGGTCAGCGCTTTGCGGGTGCGGTGCAGTTTCCGCCTCCCCTGGCTCTGTCTGCGATCGCATCTCAAGATCCCGATCGCGCTCAACAGTTGGCTCGATCGTTTGGTGAAATTACAGCAGCGGAAGCGATTGCGATCGGCTTGAACTGGATTCTTGCGCCGATTGTTGACATCAACAACAATCCCGCCAATCCCGTTATCAATGTCCGTGCCTTTGGTGAAGATCCGGAAACGGTTAGTCAACTGACGACTGCATTTATTGCTGGGGCGCAGCAGTTTCCCGTATTAACGACAGCGAAGCATTTCCCCGGACATGGCGATACGGCGACGGATTCACATCTGGAATTACCAATCATTCCCCACGATCGGTCGCGGCTAGATGCGGTGGAATTGCAGCCATTCCGGCAGGCGATCGCGGCTGGCGTGGATGCGGTGATGACGGCGCATTTGTCGATTCCAGCGCTCGATCCAGACTATCCAGCCACACTGTCGCCCGCTGTTTTACAAGGATTGCTACGGCGCGATCTAGGTTTTGAAGGCTTGATTGTCACTGATGCATTGGTGATGCAGGCGATCGCAGCGCATTACGGACCAGGAGAAGCCGCTCGCCTTGCTTTTGAAGCTGGTGCGGATATTTTGCTAATGCCGGCTGATCCAGAAGCAGCGATTCAAGAGATCGCGGAAGCTATTTGCGAAGGTCAGATTCGCTACGATCGCCTTGAGGAGTCGCTAGCACGGATTTGGCGAGCGAAGCAGAAAGTCTGCGGTGCGCGGCCTGCTTCATTCTTACCTCATGCTTGGGAACAGGAACCTGCGATCGCGATCGACCTCGAAGCAGTTTCCCAACTAAAATATTGGGCGATAGCAGCAGAAATCCTAACAGCATCGCAGGAGCACCAAGGTCAGCCCCTCGCTCTGCAATCGGGTATCAATTTGATTGTGGGCGATCGCCTTTGGCAAGCCCCTTATTTGAGTGGAGCAGCTCCAGCGCGACAGCTGCCCAGTGACCACAGCCTCCAAGTACAGATTTGGGATACCGAGACGGGCACCACTCCAATCCTGACTCAGCCAACGCTGGTGCAGTGGTTCATTCGCGGCAATCCATTTCGGGGCAGTGCGGGTGCTAAACAAGTGGTAGAAACGCTCTTGCAACAGCTTCTCGACCAGGACCAGTTGCTAGGGCTCGTTATCTACGGCAGCCCTTACATTTGGCGGCAGTGGCGATCGCGGCTTTCAACCGAGTTACCTGCCATCTTTTCCTTTGGACAGACAACGCAAGCCCAAGCGATCGCATTGAACGTAATTTTTCAATCAACTGATGCATTAAAAAGTGAAGAGTTCACAACTTAA